A section of the Spirosoma pollinicola genome encodes:
- a CDS encoding ThuA domain-containing protein gives MVQLIPNSLRWLVGTAFIGLVSIGLWSYVGANEPARILVFSKTAAFRHASIGAGQKAIAQLGKEKGFAVDTTENAGRFTEENLKRYRAIVFLSTTGDVLNAAQQNAFERYIQAGGGYLGIHAATDTEYDWPWYNRLAGAWFANHPMPNNVQKGTFVVADKANPATNFLPERWEREDEFYSFKNISPALHVLLTIDEKTYQGGTNGDNHPMAWYQEFEGGRSFYTAGGHTDATFSEPLFLRHLGAGLQYVMGGDSPKPLDYAKAKTKRLPEENRFAKVVLAEKLDEPMELAVLPDSRVLVVERKGNVKLFSPSTGKLKVINHIPVNTKVTNKKGEVGEDEGGLLGIAKDPNFAQNHWIYLYYSPEGKEAKNSVVRYEFIGEELVMSSQKVILDVATQREISGHAGGSMTFDSHGNLFISTGDNINPQESNGFSPSDERPGRSPFDAQMTSANTNDLRGKVIRIHPEADGSYTIPEGNLFPKGTPNTRPEIYTMGHRNPFRISVDPKNGYLYWGDIGPDAAQPKDERGPAGQDEVGQARKAGNYGWPYFVGDNKAYHQYDFATSQSGPLYDPAKPINKSVNNTGLNELPPAQKAFIWYPYAESKEFPLLGSGGRSAMAGPVYYKDQFAQARRPFPDYYDGKLLIYEWMRGWLMAVTLDANGNYASMERVMPSYKFSNPVDMEFGPEGDLYMLEYGSGWFTQNDDARLVRIEYNGGNRKPIVQVATSKKGGSIPFKANLSSVGTKDFDNDALTYVWTVVPKAGGAARRFNQPNPTVTFDKAGVYKATLTVSDAKGGSSSRTLEIMAGNEEPVLTFESKNSNQTFFFPGQPYAYDVKVTDKEDGSLANGKIKQGEVAVNIDYLAEGYDLAAIAQGHRSADATAQVGKGLTLIEANDCKACHSIEKKSVGPAYQQVALKYKGEAGAADRLAKKVISGGSGAWGQVAMSAHPQLSPTDAQEMVGYILSLAEKKQAAPSLPVKGSYTMNPPKDDKGEGRYLVRAAYTDKGSQGVPPIMAEKTLLLRSAKVPAAKAEKTDGVMKYGTIIIASVKGGNIGFSNIDLTGIEQIKFTASAPKSQLNAAGGSIEVRLDEPTGKLMGETAFIGPAEGASLTNMPPPVVAKLSGVSGVHDVYLVFKNDKAPAGQALFVLMDLEFQTSQSASASLNPPAASAGSSAQNLDAYAGKYKMTGLPFEYIEITPKEGHLFMTAGTNESELMPGAEADEFKGGSNTVFKFGRNSDKKVMSITLNVQGMTFKGSK, from the coding sequence ATGGTACAGCTTATACCAAATTCCCTGCGCTGGCTAGTCGGGACTGCATTCATTGGCCTAGTGTCCATTGGGTTGTGGTCGTATGTGGGCGCCAATGAGCCAGCCCGCATTCTTGTATTTAGTAAAACAGCTGCCTTTCGGCATGCGTCAATTGGCGCGGGTCAGAAAGCGATTGCTCAATTGGGTAAAGAAAAAGGGTTCGCCGTCGATACCACAGAGAATGCGGGGCGCTTTACCGAAGAAAACCTGAAACGCTACCGGGCGATTGTCTTTTTGAGCACTACCGGTGATGTACTCAATGCCGCCCAGCAAAATGCCTTTGAACGCTATATTCAGGCCGGTGGAGGCTATCTGGGCATCCATGCCGCTACGGATACCGAATACGACTGGCCGTGGTACAACCGCTTGGCGGGTGCCTGGTTTGCTAATCATCCCATGCCGAACAATGTCCAGAAAGGGACTTTTGTCGTAGCCGATAAAGCTAATCCGGCAACGAATTTTCTGCCAGAACGCTGGGAGCGGGAAGATGAATTTTATTCCTTCAAAAACATTAGTCCGGCCCTGCACGTGCTCCTGACCATCGACGAAAAAACCTATCAGGGAGGTACCAATGGCGATAATCACCCGATGGCCTGGTATCAGGAGTTTGAGGGCGGACGCTCGTTCTACACGGCGGGTGGACACACAGATGCCACGTTCTCGGAACCGCTGTTTTTGCGTCATCTGGGAGCCGGTTTACAATATGTAATGGGTGGCGATTCGCCAAAGCCGCTGGACTACGCGAAGGCAAAAACGAAGCGACTGCCCGAAGAAAATCGATTCGCAAAAGTTGTGCTGGCCGAAAAACTCGACGAGCCAATGGAACTGGCTGTTTTGCCCGATAGTCGTGTACTGGTTGTAGAGCGCAAGGGTAATGTAAAACTCTTCAGCCCCTCGACGGGGAAGCTGAAAGTCATCAATCACATTCCGGTGAATACCAAAGTCACCAATAAGAAAGGGGAAGTTGGCGAAGATGAAGGCGGTCTGCTGGGTATAGCCAAAGATCCCAATTTTGCGCAAAATCACTGGATTTATCTGTATTATTCGCCAGAAGGCAAAGAAGCCAAAAATAGCGTGGTGCGTTACGAATTTATTGGTGAGGAACTGGTGATGAGTTCCCAAAAAGTTATTCTGGACGTAGCCACCCAACGCGAGATCAGTGGACATGCGGGCGGCTCGATGACCTTCGATTCTCACGGCAACCTATTCATCTCTACCGGCGACAATATAAACCCGCAGGAATCCAATGGCTTTAGCCCGTCGGATGAGCGCCCCGGTCGGTCGCCCTTCGATGCCCAGATGACATCAGCCAATACAAATGATCTACGCGGAAAAGTAATACGGATTCACCCCGAAGCCGACGGCAGCTATACAATTCCGGAAGGCAATCTGTTCCCTAAAGGCACACCGAACACCCGCCCTGAAATCTATACCATGGGGCACCGGAACCCATTCCGGATTTCGGTAGATCCTAAGAATGGGTACCTCTACTGGGGCGATATTGGCCCGGATGCGGCTCAACCTAAAGATGAGCGTGGACCCGCCGGACAGGATGAAGTAGGGCAGGCCCGCAAGGCCGGAAATTACGGTTGGCCTTATTTCGTAGGCGATAACAAAGCGTATCATCAATACGACTTTGCCACTAGTCAGTCCGGTCCATTATACGATCCGGCAAAACCAATTAACAAGTCGGTCAACAACACCGGGCTAAACGAATTGCCTCCTGCTCAGAAAGCCTTTATCTGGTATCCCTATGCTGAATCGAAAGAGTTTCCTCTTTTGGGATCGGGTGGTCGTTCGGCAATGGCCGGGCCGGTTTATTACAAAGATCAGTTTGCGCAGGCCAGGCGTCCTTTTCCGGATTATTACGACGGCAAACTGTTGATTTATGAATGGATGCGGGGCTGGCTCATGGCCGTTACGCTGGATGCCAACGGCAATTATGCCTCTATGGAGCGGGTTATGCCCAGCTATAAATTCTCGAATCCGGTGGATATGGAGTTTGGGCCGGAAGGTGATCTGTACATGCTGGAATACGGTAGTGGCTGGTTTACGCAGAACGACGACGCCCGGTTGGTACGTATCGAATACAACGGCGGTAACCGCAAGCCCATTGTGCAGGTAGCTACCTCCAAAAAAGGCGGGTCAATTCCGTTCAAAGCCAACCTTTCGTCGGTTGGTACCAAAGACTTTGATAATGATGCCTTAACCTATGTCTGGACGGTAGTTCCCAAGGCCGGAGGTGCCGCACGCAGATTCAACCAGCCAAACCCAACCGTTACCTTCGATAAAGCCGGGGTATACAAAGCAACGCTTACCGTGAGTGACGCCAAAGGAGGCAGCAGCAGCCGGACGCTGGAGATTATGGCGGGCAATGAAGAGCCCGTGCTTACCTTCGAATCAAAAAACAGCAACCAGACTTTCTTCTTTCCGGGCCAGCCTTATGCTTATGACGTGAAGGTAACGGATAAGGAAGATGGCAGTCTGGCGAATGGGAAAATAAAGCAGGGCGAAGTGGCCGTTAACATCGACTATCTGGCCGAAGGCTACGATCTGGCGGCAATTGCCCAGGGCCACCGCAGTGCCGATGCAACCGCTCAGGTAGGCAAAGGCCTCACGCTGATTGAGGCCAATGACTGCAAAGCCTGCCATAGCATCGAGAAAAAATCGGTGGGGCCAGCCTACCAGCAGGTCGCTCTTAAATACAAAGGCGAAGCTGGAGCAGCCGACCGGTTAGCCAAAAAAGTGATTTCGGGTGGTAGTGGTGCCTGGGGTCAGGTAGCCATGAGTGCCCACCCCCAACTGTCGCCAACCGACGCGCAGGAAATGGTTGGCTACATTCTGAGTCTGGCCGAAAAGAAACAGGCGGCCCCTTCGCTGCCGGTTAAGGGAAGCTATACCATGAACCCGCCTAAAGATGATAAAGGCGAAGGCCGGTATCTGGTTCGGGCTGCTTATACCGACAAAGGAAGTCAGGGTGTTCCGCCCATTATGGCCGAAAAAACGCTTCTGCTACGCAGCGCCAAAGTTCCAGCCGCCAAAGCGGAGAAGACCGATGGCGTGATGAAATATGGTACCATTATCATTGCCTCAGTGAAAGGGGGTAATATCGGGTTCAGTAACATTGACCTGACGGGCATTGAGCAGATAAAATTTACGGCTTCGGCACCTAAATCCCAGTTAAACGCGGCTGGTGGCAGTATCGAGGTCCGACTGGATGAACCAACCGGCAAGCTGATGGGGGAAACCGCTTTCATTGGACCAGCCGAAGGAGCTAGCTTAACCAACATGCCCCCGCCCGTAGTGGCAAAATTGTCGGGTGTATCGGGTGTTCACGATGTTTATCTGGTCTTTAAAAATGATAAAGCCCCCGCTGGTCAGGCCCTGTTCGTTCTGATGGATCTGGAATTTCAAACGAGCCAGTCAGCAAGTGCAAGCCTGAATCCACCGGCTGCCTCAGCAGGCTCGTCGGCTCAGAATCTGGACGCCTATGCAGGGAAATACAAAATGACCGGCCTACCTTTCGAATACATCGAAATTACCCCCAAAGAAGGCCATCTGTTCATGACAGCCGGAACCAATGAGAGCGAACTTATGCCCGGAGCGGAAGCCGATGAGTTTAAAGGGGGAAGCAATACGGTTTTCAAATTTGGCCGGAACTCTGATAAAAAGGTCATGTCCATTACGCTAAACGTTCAGGGAATGACCTTTAAAGGGAGTAAGTAA
- a CDS encoding peroxiredoxin family protein yields MRFFLLMFSFWTTIAFSQSATVQGLLPTKFAGKPVQLTLMNYETRKDRKVQEVVTNAKGAFQFAIPLKEPLIYSISVADSALVQVLAKPGDVINLQVKRDDIVCTGSQDTQYLIDYERNRKNVFDKYLKRTYDSSAVAVKSGDKARIEYWNVEHEKASENYKAELATWVEQPFFINSLAAVHHSMRWHSDNDIKLMDQMVAIFQKKYPNTELTRQLVNKVNATKRIALGAIAPEFTAKDTASHTVDLKKYRGKYTLVDFWASWCGPCRQESPTLVRLYSKYKDKGFAILSVSIDTEKGRWANAIKKDGYTWENVSELDGYSGATAALYTVTAIPNSFLLDKDGRIIAKNLRGKNLEAKLSTLMGQ; encoded by the coding sequence ATGCGATTTTTCCTGTTGATGTTTAGTTTCTGGACTACTATTGCCTTCTCCCAATCGGCTACGGTGCAGGGTTTACTACCGACCAAATTTGCTGGAAAACCGGTGCAGTTAACCCTCATGAATTACGAAACCCGGAAGGATAGGAAAGTGCAGGAAGTAGTTACGAATGCTAAAGGGGCATTCCAATTTGCGATACCGCTTAAAGAACCGCTCATTTATTCGATCAGCGTTGCCGATTCGGCCCTGGTACAGGTACTGGCAAAACCGGGTGATGTTATCAATTTGCAGGTCAAAAGGGATGACATCGTGTGCACTGGTTCTCAGGATACGCAATACCTGATCGACTATGAGCGAAATCGTAAAAATGTGTTTGACAAATACCTCAAGCGCACGTATGATTCATCGGCAGTAGCCGTAAAAAGCGGTGATAAGGCTCGAATCGAGTACTGGAACGTCGAACACGAGAAAGCATCCGAGAATTATAAAGCCGAGCTGGCCACCTGGGTCGAACAACCCTTCTTTATCAACTCGCTGGCTGCGGTTCATCACAGCATGCGCTGGCATTCGGATAATGACATCAAGCTGATGGACCAGATGGTGGCTATTTTTCAGAAAAAATATCCCAATACTGAATTGACGCGGCAGCTTGTCAACAAAGTAAATGCCACCAAACGCATTGCGTTGGGCGCCATTGCCCCGGAATTTACCGCAAAGGATACTGCCAGCCATACCGTCGACCTGAAAAAGTATCGGGGTAAATATACCCTTGTTGACTTTTGGGCTTCCTGGTGCGGCCCATGCCGACAAGAGAGCCCGACGTTAGTGCGACTTTACTCAAAATACAAAGACAAAGGATTTGCTATTTTAAGTGTGTCGATCGACACGGAGAAAGGCCGTTGGGCGAATGCCATCAAAAAAGATGGGTACACCTGGGAGAACGTCTCAGAGCTGGATGGCTATTCGGGTGCCACGGCGGCTCTGTACACGGTTACGGCCATACCCAATAGTTTTCTGCTGGATAAAGACGGCAGAATTATTGCCAAAAATCTGCGGGGGAAAAATCTGGAGGCTAAATTAAGTACGCTCATGGGCCAGTAA
- a CDS encoding outer membrane lipoprotein-sorting protein has protein sequence MKTNTFLAAAMAIVLSISASAQTVDEIVDKHIAALGGMDKIAAVKTVYAERSLSVQGMEIPSKSTILVGKAMRSESSVMGNSMIQVVDGTTGWMIRPAMMGGTGDPEDMPADQIKQQLGQLDPFGPLVNYKDKGNKVELVGKEKVDGKDAYHLKVTTKDGQTVEDFLDANTYLISKVSMMVNGQPGEISFSNYKDVDGVKFPNTMEMASPQAGNITFTTEKVTVNGKVDEAIFKKPAK, from the coding sequence ATGAAAACCAACACCTTTCTGGCCGCTGCAATGGCCATCGTCCTCAGCATCAGCGCTTCTGCCCAAACGGTCGACGAAATCGTCGACAAACATATTGCCGCTCTGGGCGGTATGGATAAGATAGCCGCGGTAAAAACGGTCTATGCCGAACGTTCACTTTCTGTACAGGGTATGGAAATACCCAGCAAATCAACGATTTTAGTTGGCAAAGCAATGCGTTCCGAATCGTCGGTCATGGGTAATTCCATGATTCAGGTGGTGGATGGAACAACGGGCTGGATGATCCGTCCGGCCATGATGGGCGGAACAGGTGACCCCGAAGATATGCCTGCCGATCAGATCAAACAGCAACTCGGCCAGCTCGACCCATTTGGCCCACTGGTCAATTATAAAGACAAAGGCAACAAAGTCGAACTGGTAGGAAAAGAAAAAGTGGATGGTAAGGATGCTTACCACCTGAAAGTGACCACCAAAGACGGGCAAACGGTAGAGGACTTTCTGGATGCCAACACCTATCTGATCAGCAAAGTCAGTATGATGGTGAACGGCCAGCCGGGCGAAATCAGCTTTTCCAATTATAAAGACGTGGACGGTGTCAAGTTCCCCAATACGATGGAAATGGCCTCTCCACAGGCAGGCAATATTACGTTTACTACCGAAAAAGTCACGGTGAATGGTAAGGTTGACGAAGCTATTTTTAAGAAACCAGCCAAGTAA
- a CDS encoding T9SS type A sorting domain-containing protein — MKKVLTLMLGLVASAASFANVSTPQTSAAQTRVVMTPERKIKLYVQPLQTKGQLAILDADGQAVYTQNVALGKGLSEQFDVSSLGTGTYHLILKTGDEIVSKAFVVQANPNESFVIQ, encoded by the coding sequence ATGAAAAAAGTACTTACTCTGATGCTGGGCCTGGTAGCCAGTGCTGCATCGTTCGCTAACGTATCAACTCCTCAAACATCAGCCGCTCAGACCCGTGTAGTAATGACCCCCGAGCGTAAAATCAAACTGTATGTTCAACCCCTGCAAACAAAAGGCCAGCTGGCTATTCTGGATGCTGATGGTCAAGCCGTCTACACGCAGAATGTAGCTTTGGGCAAAGGGCTCAGTGAGCAATTTGATGTGTCGAGCTTAGGCACGGGCACTTACCATTTGATCTTAAAGACAGGCGACGAAATCGTCAGCAAAGCGTTTGTGGTGCAGGCCAACCCGAATGAAAGCTTTGTTATTCAGTAA
- a CDS encoding TonB-dependent receptor domain-containing protein, translating into MKTKALLIAICLLTLSLHSPVRAQFPTMGGSAQPKALPGTAGDQSPKGTAKITGSVLDSTQSNANPAKAVEFASIALYNTATGKAIDGTVADEKGKFTLTKLVAGNYRILVSFVGFRNKTIDNLTLANGQSLDLGTIKLASSIKTLEEVTVVGQAAMIEEKVDRLVYNAEKDITAKGGDATDILRKVPLLTVDLDGNVSLRGSSNIRVLINNKPSTIVASSVADALKQIPADQIKTVEVITSPSAKYDAEGSGGIINIITKKNSLQGLNLNVDSGVGNRGSLLSLNGNYRKGKAGFTVGGFGRAMYNTITKTNLDQTSQVNGITTLTRQAGDGHSSGLFGQYNLGFDYDLAKNQSLTAGVRYGVRNMLSQQDLVTQLFTNGTPGLTAYRNVDAKNLSGTVDANIDYLHTFKPQQEWSISTLYSRNDLTNNFDADLLNGANELTGRQRNLNKNVNQEFTLQTDYQTPIKKNQLLEFGAKGIIRQVNSNYQYQLAGPSGAFTTEANGTLGELLYHQNIAAGYSSYTYTTKNRYTFKGGLRYEHTFIDASTREGGTLGIGDYGVLVPSVNASKTVKGTTFKLGFNRRIQRPGLQQLNPNFNAANPQNITVGNPTLRPELTNNFELGLSKTIKKTFINATFFGRVTNNAITQISQPSDTLPGAIVTIYQNIGRQHTYGTNIFANVAATSKISIGLFLNTFYTTLTGQAIGTDGVSATLTNSGINLSGGTFASAQFRNGWGAQAFGFMQGSSVQLQGRQGGFGFYTVGVKKEFANKKASLGLAAENFLSNRYHIHTVLNSAQFSQVNDAYLYNRGVRLTFTVKIGKMTMDAPRKKAKSVNNDDVKSDGNGQTQSGGTPAGGGTPR; encoded by the coding sequence ATGAAAACGAAAGCTCTACTTATCGCCATTTGTTTACTCACCCTCTCTTTACATTCACCCGTTCGGGCGCAGTTCCCCACAATGGGCGGTTCTGCGCAACCGAAAGCCCTTCCCGGCACTGCCGGTGACCAGAGCCCCAAAGGAACGGCAAAAATCACCGGTTCGGTGCTTGATTCAACCCAGTCGAATGCGAACCCGGCCAAAGCTGTTGAATTTGCCAGTATCGCCCTTTATAATACAGCAACAGGTAAGGCCATCGACGGTACCGTAGCAGATGAAAAAGGCAAGTTCACCCTCACAAAGTTAGTCGCCGGAAACTACCGTATCCTGGTTAGCTTCGTTGGGTTTCGCAACAAAACAATTGATAACCTGACGCTGGCCAACGGGCAAAGCCTGGACCTGGGAACGATTAAACTGGCATCCAGCATAAAAACGCTGGAAGAAGTAACTGTGGTGGGACAGGCCGCCATGATCGAAGAAAAAGTTGACCGGCTGGTGTACAACGCCGAAAAAGACATTACCGCCAAAGGCGGTGACGCAACCGACATTCTGCGCAAAGTGCCGCTGCTTACGGTAGACCTTGACGGAAACGTTTCGCTCCGGGGCAGCTCCAATATCCGGGTGTTGATCAACAACAAACCGTCGACTATTGTGGCCAGCAGCGTTGCCGATGCCCTGAAGCAAATTCCAGCCGATCAGATCAAAACGGTGGAAGTGATCACGAGCCCCTCCGCCAAATATGATGCCGAAGGATCGGGGGGTATTATCAACATCATTACCAAAAAGAACAGCCTTCAGGGATTGAATCTCAATGTCGATTCGGGGGTGGGTAACCGGGGGTCGCTGCTCTCGCTTAATGGCAATTACCGCAAAGGTAAAGCGGGCTTCACCGTTGGGGGCTTCGGACGGGCGATGTATAACACCATTACTAAAACCAACCTCGACCAGACCAGTCAGGTGAACGGCATAACGACACTGACCCGCCAAGCCGGTGATGGACATAGTTCGGGCCTGTTCGGACAGTATAACCTGGGTTTCGATTATGATCTGGCCAAGAACCAGAGCCTGACAGCCGGAGTGCGCTATGGTGTGCGGAACATGCTCAGCCAGCAGGATCTGGTTACTCAGTTGTTTACCAACGGCACGCCCGGTTTAACGGCCTATAGAAACGTAGATGCAAAGAACCTGTCGGGTACGGTAGATGCGAATATTGATTACCTGCACACGTTTAAGCCCCAGCAGGAATGGAGCATCTCGACTCTTTACAGCCGCAATGATTTGACCAACAACTTCGATGCCGATTTGTTGAATGGCGCCAACGAGCTAACGGGTCGTCAGCGCAATCTGAATAAAAACGTGAACCAGGAGTTCACGCTGCAAACCGATTACCAGACGCCGATCAAGAAAAATCAACTGCTTGAATTTGGCGCCAAAGGCATCATTCGGCAGGTCAACAGCAACTATCAGTATCAACTGGCGGGCCCATCGGGCGCGTTCACTACGGAAGCGAACGGCACATTAGGCGAACTGCTCTACCATCAGAATATTGCCGCCGGTTACAGTTCCTATACCTATACGACCAAAAACCGCTACACCTTTAAAGGTGGTTTACGGTACGAACACACGTTCATTGATGCCAGCACCCGCGAGGGAGGCACCCTTGGGATTGGCGATTATGGTGTGCTGGTTCCGAGTGTAAACGCGTCGAAGACGGTTAAAGGAACCACCTTCAAACTGGGCTTCAACCGCCGGATTCAGCGGCCGGGTCTTCAGCAGCTGAACCCCAACTTCAATGCGGCAAACCCCCAAAACATTACCGTCGGTAATCCAACCCTACGCCCGGAATTGACCAATAACTTTGAGCTGGGGCTGAGCAAAACCATCAAGAAAACATTCATCAACGCGACCTTCTTTGGCCGCGTAACCAACAACGCCATTACCCAGATCAGCCAGCCTTCCGATACACTACCGGGCGCTATCGTGACCATCTACCAGAACATCGGTCGTCAGCATACCTATGGAACGAACATCTTCGCCAATGTGGCCGCAACCTCCAAAATCAGCATTGGCCTTTTCCTGAACACGTTCTATACTACGCTGACAGGACAGGCTATTGGCACAGATGGCGTATCGGCAACCTTGACCAATTCGGGGATAAACCTTAGTGGAGGAACATTTGCATCGGCCCAGTTCAGAAATGGCTGGGGTGCCCAGGCCTTCGGTTTCATGCAGGGTTCGTCGGTACAGTTGCAGGGACGGCAGGGTGGATTCGGTTTCTACACGGTAGGTGTGAAGAAAGAATTTGCAAACAAAAAAGCCAGTTTAGGATTAGCTGCGGAGAACTTCCTCAGCAACCGTTACCACATTCATACCGTTCTGAATTCGGCGCAGTTCAGCCAGGTAAACGATGCGTATCTTTACAACCGGGGTGTACGCCTGACGTTTACCGTAAAAATTGGCAAAATGACGATGGATGCCCCTCGCAAGAAAGCCAAATCGGTAAATAATGACGACGTGAAGAGTGATGGAAATGGCCAAACCCAATCGGGCGGTACACCTGCCGGTGGTGGCACACCCCGCTAA
- a CDS encoding NUDIX hydrolase: MNSEEEVLEFVKNGHQQYLPHLSIDPVIFGYHNQQLKILLLKWKGQNGWGLPGGFIKREEPLSEAAHRILAERTGLQDLFLQQFHLFGDSPYRLRERSAGEFKEKYGLDVDDDNWLFVRTLSIGYFALVDYSKVSVRTDFFTEGYQWWDVNEIPPLLFDHNEAVEKALATLRLQIYHQPIGYSLLPEKFTLPEIHTLYETILGKELDQRNFSKKLVALGLIRKLNEQRAIGPHRSPYLYQFEKEAYEDALKHGLVHTY; the protein is encoded by the coding sequence ATGAACTCGGAAGAAGAAGTACTGGAATTTGTCAAAAACGGCCATCAGCAATACCTGCCCCACCTCAGCATCGATCCTGTCATTTTTGGCTACCACAACCAGCAGCTGAAAATTTTACTTCTCAAATGGAAAGGACAGAATGGCTGGGGGCTGCCGGGCGGTTTTATCAAGCGTGAAGAGCCCCTAAGCGAGGCCGCCCATAGAATTTTAGCCGAGCGAACGGGTCTGCAAGACTTATTTCTTCAACAGTTTCACCTTTTTGGAGACTCCCCCTATCGGCTCCGGGAACGGAGTGCCGGGGAGTTTAAAGAAAAATATGGCCTTGACGTTGATGATGATAACTGGCTGTTTGTGCGCACATTGTCCATCGGCTATTTTGCCCTGGTAGATTATTCGAAGGTGAGCGTCAGGACAGACTTTTTCACCGAAGGGTACCAATGGTGGGATGTAAATGAGATTCCTCCGCTTTTATTCGATCATAATGAGGCCGTAGAAAAAGCGTTAGCTACGCTTCGACTTCAGATTTATCACCAGCCGATCGGGTATAGTCTGTTACCAGAAAAATTCACGCTTCCCGAAATACATACGCTGTACGAAACAATTCTGGGCAAAGAGCTGGATCAGCGTAATTTTTCTAAAAAGCTTGTTGCCCTTGGTCTAATCAGGAAGCTGAACGAACAGCGGGCTATTGGTCCCCATAGGTCTCCTTATCTGTATCAGTTTGAGAAAGAAGCCTACGAGGACGCCCTGAAGCATGGGCTAGTTCATACGTATTGA
- a CDS encoding glycoside hydrolase family 43 protein, with amino-acid sequence MKKSLQFLFVFILLFWRQSMAQTTQSIATTKATFSNPLAVQFGDPYVLHTKGMYYMYGTGGGANKGFSAYSSKDMVNWKAEGQVYFHDNKNAWNDPKASFGGAYWAPEVYEVKGKFYLFYSAQWNVNPTKEMENFRIGVAVSDKPTGPFIDLSNKPVFDPGYPIIDANVFFDTNGKAYLYYSRCCYKHSVDSEVADLARKKGWFKEIEESWVYGVELKPDFSGVIGEPVLLLRPPVRLNDKQAEWESRSVTAREVNRRWTEGSVTFKKDNTYYMMYSANNFAGRYYAIGYATATSPLGPYKKAANNPVLQKNTDQGGSVTGTGHNSVTYSPDGKEMFCVYHARTAKTGDERVVCIDRMQVQNGRITILGPTTTPQKLPSGAKATASGN; translated from the coding sequence ATGAAAAAATCGCTGCAATTTCTTTTCGTTTTTATCCTGCTGTTCTGGCGCCAGTCTATGGCGCAAACGACACAAAGTATAGCCACGACAAAAGCTACGTTTTCCAATCCCTTAGCTGTCCAGTTTGGTGACCCTTACGTTTTGCACACGAAGGGGATGTATTATATGTATGGCACTGGTGGAGGAGCAAATAAAGGATTTTCGGCCTACTCGTCTAAAGATATGGTGAACTGGAAGGCAGAAGGACAGGTCTATTTTCACGATAACAAAAATGCCTGGAACGACCCGAAAGCTAGTTTTGGTGGAGCCTATTGGGCACCGGAGGTGTATGAAGTGAAGGGGAAATTTTACCTGTTTTATAGTGCGCAATGGAACGTGAACCCGACGAAGGAGATGGAAAATTTCCGTATCGGTGTAGCCGTTTCCGACAAACCTACCGGCCCGTTTATCGACCTGTCCAACAAACCAGTTTTTGATCCGGGCTATCCAATTATTGATGCCAATGTGTTTTTTGATACCAATGGCAAAGCCTATTTATATTATTCGCGTTGCTGCTATAAACACTCCGTCGACAGCGAAGTAGCTGATTTGGCCCGGAAAAAAGGCTGGTTCAAGGAAATTGAGGAAAGCTGGGTATATGGTGTCGAACTAAAACCCGATTTCTCCGGCGTCATCGGCGAACCGGTTTTATTACTGCGCCCACCCGTTCGGCTGAACGACAAACAGGCCGAATGGGAAAGCCGGTCGGTTACAGCCCGCGAAGTGAACCGTCGCTGGACGGAGGGTTCGGTGACGTTCAAAAAAGACAATACCTATTACATGATGTATTCGGCCAATAATTTCGCCGGTCGGTATTATGCCATCGGGTATGCCACGGCCACGTCGCCATTGGGTCCGTATAAAAAAGCGGCTAACAATCCGGTATTACAGAAAAATACGGATCAGGGTGGCTCGGTAACGGGCACAGGGCACAACAGCGTTACGTACTCGCCAGACGGCAAAGAAATGTTCTGCGTCTACCATGCCAGAACCGCCAAAACCGGCGATGAACGCGTTGTGTGTATTGATCGAATGCAGGTGCAAAACGGACGAATAACAATCCTGGGTCCAACCACCACACCCCAGAAACTCCCTTCGGGCGCCAAAGCAACTGCTTCTGGCAACTAA